In one window of Solanum pennellii chromosome 2, SPENNV200 DNA:
- the LOC107011511 gene encoding cleavage stimulating factor 64 isoform X1 produces the protein MATSDSQRRRVFVGNIPYDATEEQLMQICEEVGPVVSFRLVIDKETGKPKGYGFCEYKDEETALSARRNLKGYEINGRQLRVDFAENDKNSDRNREQGRGGPGMTANVGDPQKHIGGPVISVDSALQQPLGMSVAMTAAAVMAGTLGAAQSGCSFNQSGIDPLTLHMSKLSRSQLNDVMSEFKAMCTQNKEQTRQLLLAIPNLSKALFLLLVCICLPMQAQLILGMVTQPMLQTPNIRQSAAPKLQPLVLDSQQSQQLATQSLLGLPPLPPSLLPQAQPQTQLALSQNQVLQSQPNPSRNPSVNASQVNVSINPPVQVGTSVAVKQQMQPFFLQQAGPVASMNFTYNSQLGTEKTRYPPPPSSMHTPSLEQGSQGNPSVVSGVLDNTNKDSRRPQAPNNSSLIAIPAYPSGLPEVKRGAAYNLDPLSRPSKTTRLNDGISYALPDASVSTPQSGCSTQVLAAAEMSNPDKQATQVQLPSDVESALLQQVLGLTPEQLSALPPDQQQQVIQLQQMLRQRT, from the exons ATGGCCACTTCTGATTCTCAGCGTCGCCGCGTTTTTG TTGGGAATATACCCTATGATGCTACTGAGGAGCAACTAATGCAAATCTGTGAGGAAGTTGGACCAGTTGTTTCCTTcag ATTAGTGATTGATAAAGAAACTGGAAAACCAAAAGGTTATGGATTCTGCGAATACAAGGATGAAGAGACTGCATTAAGTGCTCGCCGCAACCTTAAGGGGTACGAGATAAATGGTCGGCAGCTAAGAGTTGATTTTgctgaaaatgataaaaattctGACAGAAATCGTGAACAG GGTCGCGGCGGACCTGGTATGACTGCGAATGTTGGTG ATCCTCAAAAACACATTGGGGGACCAGTTATCTCTGTGGATTCTGCACTTCAGCAGCCATTAGGCATGTCAGTAGCTATGACTGCTGCAGCCGTTATGGCAGGAACTCTTGGAGCTGCTCAGAGTGGCTGCTCATTCAATCAGTCTGGGATAGATCCTTTAACACTACATATGTCCAAATTGTCTAGGAGCCAACTGAATGATGTTATGTCTGAGTTCAAG GCAATGTGTACACAAAACAAGGAACAAACACGCCAACTGCTGCTAGCAATTCCAAATTTGTCAAAAGCTCTTTTTCTG TTACTTGTTTGTATTTGTTTGCCAATGCAGGCACAACTAATACTGGGAATGGTAACCCAACCAATG TTGCAGACGCCAAACATTCGGCAATCTGCTGCACCTAAGCTGCAGCCATTGGTTCTAGATAGTCAGCAAAGTCAACAACTGGCAACTCAGTCTCTTCTTGGGTTACCCCCACTTCCCCCTAGTTTGCTCCCCCAGGCACAGCCTCAGACTCAACTAGCACTTTCGCAAAACCAAGTTTTGCAAAGTCAGCCTAACCCTTCTAGAAATCCTTCCGTCAATGCAAGCCAAGTCAATGTGTCAATTAATCCGCCAGTTCAGGTGGGAACTTCTGTTGCTGTAAAGCAGCAAATGCAGCCTTTTTTCTTACAACAAGCTGGGCCAGTTGCTTCCATGAATTTTACATATAATAGTCAGCTGGGGACAGAAAAGACAAGatatcctcctcctccttcatCAATGCATACCCCGTCATTGGAACAAGGTTCTCAG GGAAATCCTTCAGTAGTTTCTGGTGTCTTGGATAATACGAATAAAGACTCTCGACGACCCCAGGCTCCCAATAATTCATCTTTGATTGCCATACCAGCTTACCCTTCAGGTTTGCCTGAGGTGAAGAGAGGGGCAGCATATAATCTAGATCCTCTGAGTCGTCCATCGAAAACGACAAGGCTAAATGATGGAATAAGTTATGCCTTACCTGATGCAAGTGTATCTACGCCCCAGTCAGGATGTTCGACTCAAGTTTTAGCTGCAGCAGAAATGTCAAACCCTGATAAACAAGCTACTCAG GTACAGCTTCCCTCGGACGTTGAATCTGCCTTGCTGCAACAAGTTCTGGGTCTCACTCCTGAACAGTTAAGTGCACTGCCACCAGATCAACAGCAGCAGGTCATTCAGCTCCAACAGATGCTCCGGCAGCGAACATAG
- the LOC107008808 gene encoding probable BOI-related E3 ubiquitin-protein ligase 3, with product MAVEARHLNLFTQQQQQMVSNQGNGFSYNTQIVGSSLLPLPTPENSFLPFHQSLMCDSVQPKTSVNTDSGLTFNLPTNVNATTAAGVAATRKRSRDSFNQFNTCNTTSFVGEDVLPLLQQYQCDIDRIISLHTKKVRMELEERQKQQARVLVAAIGEGVSKKLKEKDEQIQRMGKINMVLQEKVKSLFVENQLWRDLAQTNEATANSLRNNLEQVLAHVGDERISAGGNIAGTAVEEVAESCCGSSDHGAGAEEEDEIEGRRTIVGEAHDNRMCKRCGERESCVLLLPCRHLCLCAVCGSSLVHTCPVCNSNMNATVHVNMSS from the exons ATGGCAGTTGAGGCAAGACATCTCAATCTTTTCACTCAGCAACAGCAGCAAATGGTTTCGAATCAAGGGAATGGGTTTTCGTACAATACCCAAATTGTTGGTTCTTCTCTGTTACCGTTACCGACGCCGGAGAATAGTTTTTTACCGTTTCATCAGAGTCTGATGTGTGATTCGGTTCAGCCAAAAACGTCGGTAAATACTGATAGTGGTCTCACTTTCAATCTTCCTACTAATGTTAACGCTACCACTGCTGCCGGTGTAGCGGCGACGAGGAAGCGGTCGAGGGATTCGTTTAATCAATTTAATACTTGTAATACTACGTCGTTTGTTGGAGAGGACGTTTTGCCACTTCTACAACAGTACCAGTGTGATATCGATCGGATTATTTCGCTTCAT ACTAAGAAAGTAAGGATGGAATTAGAAGAACGGCAGAAACAGCAAGCGAGGGTGTTGGTTGCAGCAATCGGAGAAGGCGTATCGAAAAAACTGAAAGAAAAAGACGAACAAATTCAACGAATGGGGAAAATCAACATGGTTCTACAAGAAAAAGTGAAAAGTCTGTTCGTTGAGAATCAGTTGTGGAGAGATTTAGCACAAACAAACGAAGCAACAGCAAATTCCCTCCGCAACAACTTAGAACAAGTATTAGCCCACGTCGGCGACGAACGTATCTCTGCCGGCGGTAACATCGCCGGAACAGCAGTTGAGGAAGTCGCCGAATCCTGCTGCGGCAGCAGCGACCACGGGGCAGGGGCGGAAGAGGAGGATGAAATCGAAGGCCGGCGCACCATAGTCGGAGAAGCGCATGATAACAGGATGTGCAAAAGGTGTGGTGAGAGGGAATCATGTGTATTGCTATTGCCATGCAGGCATCTTTGCTTGTGTGCTGTTTGTGGTTCAAGTTTAGTCCATACATGCCCTGTATGCAACTCTAACATGAATGCCACTGTGCATGTTAACATGTCTTCCTGA
- the LOC107011511 gene encoding cleavage stimulating factor 64 isoform X2 translates to MATSDSQRRRVFVGNIPYDATEEQLMQICEEVGPVVSFRLVIDKETGKPKGYGFCEYKDEETALSARRNLKGYEINGRQLRVDFAENDKNSDRNREQGRGGPGMTANVGDPQKHIGGPVISVDSALQQPLGMSVAMTAAAVMAGTLGAAQSGCSFNQSGIDPLTLHMSKLSRSQLNDVMSEFKAMCTQNKEQTRQLLLAIPNLSKALFLAQLILGMVTQPMLQTPNIRQSAAPKLQPLVLDSQQSQQLATQSLLGLPPLPPSLLPQAQPQTQLALSQNQVLQSQPNPSRNPSVNASQVNVSINPPVQVGTSVAVKQQMQPFFLQQAGPVASMNFTYNSQLGTEKTRYPPPPSSMHTPSLEQGSQGNPSVVSGVLDNTNKDSRRPQAPNNSSLIAIPAYPSGLPEVKRGAAYNLDPLSRPSKTTRLNDGISYALPDASVSTPQSGCSTQVLAAAEMSNPDKQATQVQLPSDVESALLQQVLGLTPEQLSALPPDQQQQVIQLQQMLRQRT, encoded by the exons ATGGCCACTTCTGATTCTCAGCGTCGCCGCGTTTTTG TTGGGAATATACCCTATGATGCTACTGAGGAGCAACTAATGCAAATCTGTGAGGAAGTTGGACCAGTTGTTTCCTTcag ATTAGTGATTGATAAAGAAACTGGAAAACCAAAAGGTTATGGATTCTGCGAATACAAGGATGAAGAGACTGCATTAAGTGCTCGCCGCAACCTTAAGGGGTACGAGATAAATGGTCGGCAGCTAAGAGTTGATTTTgctgaaaatgataaaaattctGACAGAAATCGTGAACAG GGTCGCGGCGGACCTGGTATGACTGCGAATGTTGGTG ATCCTCAAAAACACATTGGGGGACCAGTTATCTCTGTGGATTCTGCACTTCAGCAGCCATTAGGCATGTCAGTAGCTATGACTGCTGCAGCCGTTATGGCAGGAACTCTTGGAGCTGCTCAGAGTGGCTGCTCATTCAATCAGTCTGGGATAGATCCTTTAACACTACATATGTCCAAATTGTCTAGGAGCCAACTGAATGATGTTATGTCTGAGTTCAAG GCAATGTGTACACAAAACAAGGAACAAACACGCCAACTGCTGCTAGCAATTCCAAATTTGTCAAAAGCTCTTTTTCTG GCACAACTAATACTGGGAATGGTAACCCAACCAATG TTGCAGACGCCAAACATTCGGCAATCTGCTGCACCTAAGCTGCAGCCATTGGTTCTAGATAGTCAGCAAAGTCAACAACTGGCAACTCAGTCTCTTCTTGGGTTACCCCCACTTCCCCCTAGTTTGCTCCCCCAGGCACAGCCTCAGACTCAACTAGCACTTTCGCAAAACCAAGTTTTGCAAAGTCAGCCTAACCCTTCTAGAAATCCTTCCGTCAATGCAAGCCAAGTCAATGTGTCAATTAATCCGCCAGTTCAGGTGGGAACTTCTGTTGCTGTAAAGCAGCAAATGCAGCCTTTTTTCTTACAACAAGCTGGGCCAGTTGCTTCCATGAATTTTACATATAATAGTCAGCTGGGGACAGAAAAGACAAGatatcctcctcctccttcatCAATGCATACCCCGTCATTGGAACAAGGTTCTCAG GGAAATCCTTCAGTAGTTTCTGGTGTCTTGGATAATACGAATAAAGACTCTCGACGACCCCAGGCTCCCAATAATTCATCTTTGATTGCCATACCAGCTTACCCTTCAGGTTTGCCTGAGGTGAAGAGAGGGGCAGCATATAATCTAGATCCTCTGAGTCGTCCATCGAAAACGACAAGGCTAAATGATGGAATAAGTTATGCCTTACCTGATGCAAGTGTATCTACGCCCCAGTCAGGATGTTCGACTCAAGTTTTAGCTGCAGCAGAAATGTCAAACCCTGATAAACAAGCTACTCAG GTACAGCTTCCCTCGGACGTTGAATCTGCCTTGCTGCAACAAGTTCTGGGTCTCACTCCTGAACAGTTAAGTGCACTGCCACCAGATCAACAGCAGCAGGTCATTCAGCTCCAACAGATGCTCCGGCAGCGAACATAG
- the LOC107009579 gene encoding uncharacterized protein LOC107009579, whose product MSSKSNRNRPLAAKAKGMATAMVIPPPPSTPLSESDYAFTITRTAVAQICSSIGFTAAEAPVLGILTDIAIRYLRTIAKSAADSANSACRTQANLVDTIAAVDELSSVSGFPGAWRATDCFLNSGAVKKLDTFTEDSKEIPFAKPLPRKIFSLGSRKGSRNVGSSKIEYLGGDKKHIPKWLPVMPVIVNHEKEIVEKRKRELWGYCGAKTEEPKREKIEEEKKTADSVEKERKGLELPLKRGKVRFKIGGGGASGVCRSGGIGKRVLCENWNFDDENSSKQEEQLDEVIQQQ is encoded by the coding sequence ATGAGTTCAAAATCAAATCGCAACCGTCCTCTGGCGGCGAAGGCGAAGGGGATGGCGACGGCAATGGTGATTCCTCCTCCTCCGTCTACGCCGTTATCGGAGTCCGATTACGCCTTCACCATAACCAGAACAGCAGTTGCGCAGATCTGCAGTTCAATTGGATTCACAGCGGCAGAAGCTCCCGTTCTCGGAATCCTAACAGACATCGCCATCAGGTACTTGAGAACAATCGCTAAGTCCGCCGCGGATTCAGCCAACTCAGCATGCCGTACCCAGGCAAATCTCGTCGACACAATCGCCGCCGTGGATGAGCTGAGCTCGGTGAGTGGATTCCCCGGAGCATGGAGAGCTACCGATTGTTTTCTCAACTCCGGCGCGGTGAAGAAACTCGATACATTTACGGAGGATTCCAAGGAAATTCCATTCGCAAAACCGTTGcctaggaaaatattttcattaggaAGCAGAAAAGGTTCGAGAAATGTAGGTAGTAGTAAGATTGAGTACCTTGGAGGAGATAAGAAGCATATCCCGAAATGGCTACCAGTAATGCCGGTGATTGTGAATCACGAAAAGGAAATTGTTGAGAAGAGAAAAAGGGAACTTTGGGGATATTGTGGTGCTAAAACTGAGGAACCAAAGAGGGAGAAAATAGAGGAGGAGAAAAAAACTGCTGATAGTGTggaaaaggaaaggaaaggaCTTGAATTGCCATTGAAGAGAGGGAAAGTGAGGTTTAAGATTGGTGGTGGTGGGGCGTCAGGTGTGTGTAGAAGTGGTGGAATAGGGAAGAGAGTATTATGTGAGAATTggaattttgatgatgaaaactCATCAAAACAAGAAGAGCAGCTTGATGAGGTAATACAACAACAATAG